In Scophthalmus maximus strain ysfricsl-2021 chromosome 21, ASM2237912v1, whole genome shotgun sequence, one genomic interval encodes:
- the ggh gene encoding gamma-glutamyl hydrolase isoform X1 has protein sequence MNFTLRKMVVAGLFFVPLLLCLPLNSSANRNEQRNEQRNDRPIVGVLAQEVYLPQRNETSYIAASYVKFLEAAGARVVPVTINQTLEEYKTLFNSINGILYPGGGVSIISSGYQRAAKIFYELAIEANQRGDYFPVWGTCLGFELLSYLTSGKTLLTSTKTSGVSLPLNFTDESKDSRMFKGFPAELMKDLATEPLTENSHKWSLALLTYDTNEELKKFYKVLSTNTDGNIEFVSTMEAYDFPIYATQWHPEKNAFEWGRPYIPHTPSAVKTTFYMAEFFVSEARKNFHRFESEQDESKALIYNHNAVYTGQQSAFEQIYFF, from the exons ATGAACTTTACTCTGAGAAAAATGGTCGTGGCGGGTTTGTTTTTCGTTCCgcttcttttgtgtttgccGTTGAACTCTTCGGCAAACAGGAACGAGCAGAGGAACGAGCAGAGGAACGACAGGCCCATCGTCG GAGTCCTGGCTCAAGAGGTTTATCTTCCTCAACGGAACGAAACGTCGTACATCGCCGCCTCGTACGTCAAGTTCCTGGAGGCAGCAGGAGCGAGAGTCGTCCCCGTCAC GATAAACCAGACACTCGAGGAGTACAAGACTCTGTTCAACTCCATCAATGG GATCCTCTACCCGGGCGGAGGCGTCAGCATCATCTCCTCTGGATATCAACGAGCTGCGAAAATCTTTTATGAGCTCGCTATCGag GCGAACCAGAGGGGCGATTATTTCCCCGTGTGGGGAACCTGTCTGGGATTCGAGCTGCTGAGCTATTTGACGAGTGGAAAGACATTACTGACGTCGACCAAGACGAGTGGCGTGTCGCTGCCTCTCAACTTCACCGACG AAAGCAAAGACAGCCGGATGTTTAAAGGCTTCCCAGCGGAACTCATGAAAGATCTGGCCACTGAGCCGCTGACGGAAAACTCTCACAAGTGGAGTTTGGCGTTGTTG ACCTACGACACAAACGAGGAGCTGAAGAAGTTTTACAAAGTCCTCTCCACGAACACGGATGGAAACATTGAGTTTGTGTCAACAATGGAAG CGTACGATTTCCCAATTTATGCAACACAGTGGCATCCAGAAAAAAACGCATTTGAATGGGGGAGGCCTTATATTCCACACACTCCATCGGCAGTCAAGACCACCTTCTACATGGCCGAATTCTTTGTCAGCGAAG CCAGGAAGAACTTTCACAGGTTCGAATCCGAGCAGGATGAGAGCAAAGCGCTGATATACAACCACAATGCCGTTTACACCGGGCAACAGAGCGCCTTCGAGCAGATCTATTTTTTCTGA
- the ggh gene encoding gamma-glutamyl hydrolase isoform X2, whose protein sequence is MNFTLRKMVVAGLFFVPLLLCLPLNSSANRNEQRNEQRNDRPIVGVLAQEVYLPQRNETSYIAASYVKFLEAAGARVVPVTINQTLEEYKTLFNSINGILYPGGGVSIISSGYQRAAKIFYELAIEANQRGDYFPVWGTCLGFELLSYLTSGKTLLTSTKTSGVSLPLNFTDESKDSRMFKGFPAELMKDLATEPLTENSHKWSLALLTYDTNEELKKFYKVLSTNTDGNIEFVSTMEAYDFPIYATQWHPEKNAFEWGRPYIPHTPSAVKTTFYMAEFFVSEASKSA, encoded by the exons ATGAACTTTACTCTGAGAAAAATGGTCGTGGCGGGTTTGTTTTTCGTTCCgcttcttttgtgtttgccGTTGAACTCTTCGGCAAACAGGAACGAGCAGAGGAACGAGCAGAGGAACGACAGGCCCATCGTCG GAGTCCTGGCTCAAGAGGTTTATCTTCCTCAACGGAACGAAACGTCGTACATCGCCGCCTCGTACGTCAAGTTCCTGGAGGCAGCAGGAGCGAGAGTCGTCCCCGTCAC GATAAACCAGACACTCGAGGAGTACAAGACTCTGTTCAACTCCATCAATGG GATCCTCTACCCGGGCGGAGGCGTCAGCATCATCTCCTCTGGATATCAACGAGCTGCGAAAATCTTTTATGAGCTCGCTATCGag GCGAACCAGAGGGGCGATTATTTCCCCGTGTGGGGAACCTGTCTGGGATTCGAGCTGCTGAGCTATTTGACGAGTGGAAAGACATTACTGACGTCGACCAAGACGAGTGGCGTGTCGCTGCCTCTCAACTTCACCGACG AAAGCAAAGACAGCCGGATGTTTAAAGGCTTCCCAGCGGAACTCATGAAAGATCTGGCCACTGAGCCGCTGACGGAAAACTCTCACAAGTGGAGTTTGGCGTTGTTG ACCTACGACACAAACGAGGAGCTGAAGAAGTTTTACAAAGTCCTCTCCACGAACACGGATGGAAACATTGAGTTTGTGTCAACAATGGAAG CGTACGATTTCCCAATTTATGCAACACAGTGGCATCCAGAAAAAAACGCATTTGAATGGGGGAGGCCTTATATTCCACACACTCCATCGGCAGTCAAGACCACCTTCTACATGGCCGAATTCTTTGTCAGCGAAG CCTCGAAGTCCGCGTGA
- the LOC118291543 gene encoding apolipoprotein D, producing MKAFQVLFVLSLAAAAADGQALHLGRCPQPPVQEDFNVTKYMGTWYEIEKLPALFERGKCNQATYSLLADGTVGVHNAELLANGKINSIDGIAKVKDPSQPAILGVSFFKDYQSYALVYSCNDYFGLFHVDYAWILARARLLPADDVSRLHDELTAAGVNVNRLTVSDQTGCDVMA from the exons ATGAAGGCCTTCCAG GTCTTGTTCGTGCTGTCGCTGGCCGCCGCGGCTGCCGACGGTCAGGCTCTGCACCTCGGCCGCTGCCCTCAGCCGCCCGTTCAAGAGGACTTCAACGTCACAAAG TATATGGGCACCTGGTACGAAATAGAGAAGCTCCCGGCTCTGTTCGAGAGAGGGAAGTGCAACCAGGCCACATATTCTCTCCTCGCCGACGGGACGGTCGGCGTCCACAACGCAGAGCTGCT GGCCAATGGGAAGATAAATTCAATCGATGGTATTGCCAAGGTCAAAGACCCGTCTCAGCCGGCCATTCTGGGTGTCAGCTTCTTTAAAG ACTACCAGTCGTACGCCCTGGTGTACTCGTGCAACGACTACTTCGGCCTGTTCCACGTCGACTACGCCTGGATCCTGGCTCGCGCCCGGCTGCTGCCCGCGGACGACGTTAGCAGGTTGCACGACGAGCTGACTGCTGCCGGGGTGAACGTGAACCGGCTCACAGTCAGCGACCAGACCGGCTGTGATGTCATGGCCTGA